Proteins co-encoded in one Aspergillus fumigatus Af293 chromosome 6, whole genome shotgun sequence genomic window:
- the exg19 gene encoding glycoside hydrolase family 3 protein, whose translation MGSIDTVGMGQRAIDQIISELSLNEKVALLSGVDAWHTFAIPRLGIPSIRTTDGPNGARGTRYFNGVPSACLPCGTALGATFDRDLIFSLGQLLAAECRAKGAHVLLGPTINIQRGPLGGRGFESFSEDPVLSGLAAASYCSGVQDGGVVPTLKHLVCNDQEHERVAVSALVTPRALREIYLLPFQLAIQGARPGAVMTSYNKVNGLHASENPGLIRDILRGEWGFGTYSVADAVNAGLDLEMPGPTRFRGPALMHALTSNKVSEKTLNERVRKVLELVQLASRAGVPEYAPERKLNRPEDRALLRRAAGESVVLLKNDKNDSTNSPILPLDREKTTLVIGPNADLAAYCGGGSASLLAYYTVTPRQGIADKCGAEQVVFSQGCYGHKELPLLGEHLRTIETGQPGYTFRVYTEPPPASGSFKGSDSRTPVDELHMTNSSAFLMDYSHPQISGDTYYATLEGTFEPPESGVYEFGLTVAGTGLLYIDGVLVVDNKTVQRAGTSFFGIGTVEERGERYLEAGKKHHVFVEFGTAPTSNLQHHHGVVSFGPGGLRLGGCRKLDTDTAIQQAVQSAAQADQVVVCVGLSGDWESEGFDRPHMDLPPGTDELVNAVLAVQPNAVIVVQSGTPVTMPWADKAKALLQAWYGGNEAGNGIADVLFGDVNPSAKLPLTFPRELAQNPSYLSYRSERGRVLYSEDIYVGYRYYDTTGQPPLFRFGHGLSYSTFHLRDLTVRETAPYAANIKESSLRVSVTVSNTSARPGAEVVLVYVRPPAAACSVGRPVRELKGYEKVMLQPGETREVSITIPLGLATSFWDEGCDAWLSEKGLYFVEAVGTGEGNTLVAPLTVQVSRVWNGL comes from the exons ATGGGCTCCATCGATACGGTTGGTATGGGCCAGCGGGCCATTGACCAGATCATCTCCGAGCTGTCGTTGAATGAGAAGGTTGCCTTGCTCTCGG GAGTCGACGCCTGGCATACATTCGCAATCCCCCGCCTGGGAATCCCCTCAATCCGCACAACCGACGGCCCCAACGGCGCCCGCGGCACACGCTACTTCAACGGCGTTCCCTCTGCCTGTCTCCCCTGCGGGACCGCACTCGGCGCAACCTTCGACAGGGACCTGATTTTCTCCCTGGGCCAGCTCCTCGCTGCCGAGTGCAGAGCCAAAGGCGCAcacgtcctcctcggccCGACCATCAATATCCAGCGGGGTCCCCTGGGCGGGCGCGGGTTCGAGTCGTTCTCCGAGGACCCGGTCCTCTCGGGGCTCGCGGCGGCGAGCTATTGCTCTGGTGTCCAGGATGGCGGGGTTGTGCCGACGCTGAAGCATCTGGTGTGCAATGACCAGGAGCATGAGCGTGTGGCGGTCAGTGCGCTGGTGACGCCGCGTGCACTGCGGGAGATTTACCTGCTGCCGTTCCAGCTTGCGATCCAGGGCGCGAGGCCGGGGGCTGTGATGACTTCGTATAACAAGGTTAACGGGCTGCATGCGAGCGAGAATCCGGGATTGATACGGGATATTCTGCGCGGGGAGTGGGG GTTCGGCACCTACAGCGTAGCAGATGCCGTCAACGCCGGCCTCGATCTCGAAATGCCGGGCCCAACGCGCTTCCGCGGGCCGGCGCTCATGCACGCTTTGACCTCGAATAAAGTCTCCGAGAAGACGCTCAACGAACGGGTCCGCAAGGTTCTCGAGCTCGTGCAACTCGCCTCGCGAGCCGGAGTCCCCGAATACGCGCCCGAGCGAAAGCTAAACAGGCCCGAGGACCGCGCCCTGCTCCGTCGTGCTGCAGGCGAGTCCGTCGTGTTGCTGAAGAACGACAAGAATGACAGTACCAACAGTCCAATCCTCCCGCTCGATCGAGAGAAGACGACGCTTGTCATCGGGCCGAACGCAGATCTTGCGGCGTACTGTGGCGGCGGCTCGGCGTCGCTGCTGGCATATTACACCGTGACTCCCCGGCAGGGGATCGCGGATAAGTGCGGCGCCGAGCAAGTCGTCTTTTCGCAGGGCTGCTACGGGCACAAGGAGCTGCCGCTGCTCGGGGAGCATTTGAGGACGATCGAAACTGGGCAGCCCGGATATACGTTCCGGGTGTATACGGAGCCTCCGCCCGCGTCGGGGAGCTTCAAGGGCAGCGACAGCCGGACGCCCGTGGACGAGTTGCACATGACGAACAGTTCCGCGTTCCTGATGGATTACAGCCACCCGCAGATTTCGGGGGATACGTACTATGCCACGCTGGAGGGGACATTTGAGCCCCCGGAGAGCGGCGTGTATGAGTTTGGGCTGACGGTTGCCGGCACGGGGCTGCTGTACATCGACGGGGTGCTGGTTGTCGACAACAAGACGGTACAGCGCGCGGGCACGTCCTTTTTCGGGATCGGGACGGTGGAAGAACGCGGCGAGCGTTACCTCGAGGCGGGCAAGAAACATCATGTCTTTGTAGAGTTCGGCACGGCGCCGACGTCGAACCTGCAGCACCACCACGGCGTGGTCTCGTTTGGGCCGGGGGGCCTTCGGCTCGGTGGGTGCCGGAAGCTGGATACAGATACAGCGATCCAGCAGGCGGTGCAGTCAGCCGCGCAGGCGGACCAGGTCGTTGTCTGTGTGGGGTTGAGCGGCGACTGGGAGAGCGAGGGCTTTGACCGGCCGCACATGGACCTTCCGCCGGGGACGGACGAGCTCGTCAACGCGGTGCTAGCGGTCCAGCCCAACGCCGTGATTGTCGTGCAGAGTGGCACGCCTGTGACGATGCCGTGGGCGGACAAGGCCAAGGCGCTGCTGCAGGCTTGGTACGGGGGCAACGAGGCGGGCAATGGCATCGCGGATGTTTTGTTTGGCGACGTGAATCCG TCCGCCAAACTCCCCCTGACCTTTCCCCGAGAACTCGCGCAGAACCCGTCCTATCTCAGCTACCGCTCCGAGCGCGGACGAGTCCTCTACAGCGAGGACATCTACGTGGGATATCGATACTACGACACGACCGGACAGCCGCCACTCTTCCGATTCGGCCACGGGCTTTCGTACTCAACCTTCCACCTGAGGGACCTCACCGTTCGAGAAACAGCCCCGTACGCAGCCAACATCAAAGAGTCCTCGCTCCGCGTGAGCGTGACTGTCTCCAACACCAGCGCACGTCCGGGCGCCGAGGTCGTGCTGGTATACGTGCGGCCACCAGCTGCGGCTTGCAGCGTGGGACGGCCGGTGCGCGAGCTCAAAGGGTACGAGAAGGTCATGCTGCAGCCGGGCGAAACCAGGGAGGTCTCGATCACGATTCCTCTTGGGCTCGCGACGAGTTTCTGGGACGAGGGGTGCGATGCATGGCTGAGTGAGAAGGGACTATATTTCGTCGAGGCTGTGGGGACTGGGGAGGGGAACACGTTGGTTGCGCCATTGACGGTGCAGGTCTCGAGGGTGTGGAATGGACTGTAA
- a CDS encoding transcription factor domain-containing protein yields the protein MHWWRSWVEPAAKHERHRRVLCCRSATSSRIWAEKRYLKSSRFHSTSTTVQWAMTAEARAKPHSLVHSLHGSLLVASPLQRSPQVTRWSARPDPCPASEVTLWRVWSSATVKAKWITGLYMGSFATNPTRWTLIDLRPPPPFVSDAECRFLFPPLLVDSAAVSARCGHRHGNQAAEQRTCGIPPSQGRESMPGLSGSSDEMRQQEAGVLVLRKNRRQVRGQRPHRHVSKQSEDSGPALRNSNALDTIRHASAAGDSGWTTFNSSPVYQTHGSDLSRLTIETILSWSVFEGKYDAGPSLTDLLSSPTTLSQEPFLASIDPRHERLDLDLRTCTRLLHTFLEEVHIANPILDGPLVTGYLYQACIHGIGWDAPSCLVLLICALGAISESFHEHHEASSMTARQSPTFHLGQRYFEAAQMRLGAVLRTHGVLEAQCFFYSGVYLMAIFQPLRAWRCFVQAAAMAETLLFSYGGNSPHAAGARLKSETRCLETTHWACLKSELELRLELGLNQPDPLGFTYPTFFPTVPMQQLNRDESRVWYFYLAETAVRRLTMRIMHIKCARSRWILKSRPRIGKETPPLLAIISALLFTYHCRRTTSLPPVLTLSTPEMDDDVLKFVLRGHLLDCYEWIYFPYLLEAIAHAAPRNPATDEFVVRGLAMAAERIHKNRKGFRHRHHGVWLMLRSCTRSALLLVAASRAAGGVRDMLPVGWKAAVRGAVEMLAYWRDEAGDARERLRVLEEVVAGWGE from the exons ATGCACTGGTGGAGGAGTTGGGTGGAACCTGCAGCCAAACATGAGAGACACCGGCGGGTTTTATGCTGCCGGAGCGCAACGTCGTCGAGGATATGGGCTGAGAAACGGTATCTCAAGTCCTCCCGTTTCCACTCCACAAGCACAACCGTCCAATGGGCAATGACAGCGGAAGCTCGCGCGAAACCCCACAGCTTGGTGCACAGCTTGCATGGATCCTTGCTTGTGGCCAGCCCCTTACAACGTTCCCCGCAAGTTACCAGATGGTCAGCACGGCCAGACCCGTGTCCCGCTAGCGAGGTGACTCTTTGGCGTGTCTGGTCTAGCGCCACGGTAAAAGCCAAATGGATTACGGGGTTGTATATGGGGTCATTCGCCACTAACCCCACACGCTGGACTCTGATTGATTTAAGACCTCCCCCCCCCTTTGTGTCAGACGCGGAGTGTCGGTTTCTCTTCCCCCCTTTACTCGTGGACTCTGCTGCCGTTTCTGCTCGCTGTGGACACCGGCATGGCAACCAAGCAGCCGAGCAGAGGACCTGCGGCATACCCCCGTCGCAGGGCCGTGAGAGCATGCCAGGTCTGTCGGGCTCGTCGGACGAAATGCGACAACAAGAAGCCGGCGTGCTCGTTTTGCGAAAAAATAGGCGCCAAGTGCGTGGTCAACGACCCCACCGACATGTCAGT AAACAAAGCGAGGACTCAGGGCCGGCCCTTCGAAACAGCAATGCACTGGACACAATTAGGCACGCCTCAGCTGCGGGAGACAGCGGGTGGACTACCTTCAACAGCAGCCCTGTGTACCAGACGCACGGTTCTGACTTGAGTCGACTGACTATCGAGACGATCCTCTCCTGGAGCGTGTTTGAAGGGAAATACGACGCTGGCCCAAGTCTCACAGACCTGCTGTCCTCGCCAACAACCCTGTCGCAGGAGCCTTTCCTCGCCAGCATTGACCCCCGGCACGAACGCCTCGACCTGGACCTGAGGACCTGCACCCGGTTGCTCCACACCTTTCTCGAGGAGGTGCATATTGCCAACCCCATCCTGGACGGTCCCTTAGTTACCGGTTACCTGTACCAGGCATGTATCCATGGAATCGGCTGGGATGCACCCTCGTGCCTCGTG CTGCTCATATGTGCCTTGGGCGCAATCTCCGAAAGCTTTCATGAGCACCACGAAGCCAGCTCGATGACTGCGCGACAGTCGCCGACCTTTCACCTCGGCCAGCGATACTTCGAGGCCGCGCAAATGCGACTCGGAGCGGTGCTCCGGACGCACGGGGTGCTGGAGGCGCAATGTTTCTTCTATTCTGGTGTGTACCTGATGGCCATATTTCAGCCACTCCGTGCCTGGCGGTGTTTCGTGCAGGCCGCCGCCATGGCAGAGACCCTGCTCTTCTCGTACGGGGGGAACAGCCCGCATGCAGCTGGCGCTCGCCTCAAGAGCGAGACTCGCTGCCTGGAGACGACCCATTGGGCCTGCCTCAAGTCCGAACT CGAGCTCCGGCTTGAGCTCGGCCTCAACCAGCCCGACCCGCTCGGGTTCACATATCCAACATTCTTCCCCACCGTGCCCATGCAGCAACTCAATCGTGACGAGTCCCGCGTGTGGTATTTCTACCTCGCCGAAACCGCCGTGCGCCGGCTCACCATGCGGATC ATGCACATAAAATGCGCGAGGTCTCGCTGGATTTTGAAATCCAGGCCTCGGATTGGTAAGGAaacccctcctcttctggcTATCATCTCAGCCCTCCTCTTTACTTACCACTGCCGAAGAACGACTTCCCTTCCACCCGTCCTCACCCTCTCCACCCCGGAAATGGACGACGACGTGCTCAAGTTCGTCTTGCGCGGCCACCTCCTCGACTGCTACGAGTGGATCTACTTCCCCTACCTGCTCGAAGCGATTGCACACGCAGCCCCGCGCAACCCGGCCACCGATGAGTTTGTCGTCCGCGGCCTCGCCATGGCCGCCGAGCGCATCCACAAGAACCGCAAGGGCTTCCGCCACCGTCACCACGGCGTCTGGCTCATGCTGCGCTCGTGTACGCGGAGTGCGCTCCTGCTGGTTGCGGCGAGTCGGGCGGCGGGGGGTGTGCGCGATATGCTGCCTGTGGGTTGGAAGGCGGCGGTTCGGGGCGCGGTGGAGATGTTGGCGTACTGGAGGGATGAGGCCGGGGATGCGAGGGAGAGGCTGAGGGTTCTTGAGGAGGTGGTCGCGGGATGGGGGGAGTAA
- a CDS encoding bile acid:sodium symporter family protein — MKHQKRRPFPHRLPDKSDPPISVRMLPSGNTSPCFNHCSLTGLMKGAFCDITTCIPIRQKDETAMNDKMLNTQSPELSQKNELSDGYSSSRVCASEVDNPSAFPTDHAGVSGLPAPKTPSRSGLMRVLLGIGELAMDQWFLIVMGILIALASQIQVPHAHQELKQTVTNYLAVAVIFFINGCTLPTKVLVENLSRWKMHIFVQMQCYLLTSSTSYGVVSAAATNHQFMDPALLVGIVIMGCLPTAIAFNTIMTRKANGNAALTVAQSTIGNILGPFVTTALIKLYTSTNVWYTDILPKTSSGFGETYRYVFKQLGLSVFVPLAVGQIVVKLFPNQVRKVLLEWKLSKLGSCALLVLIWSTYDGAFASNAFAEIPSNNMVFTVFILVALFCLWITIAFVVSRVWLSREDTIAVSYLVSTKTPAMGVPLTTIMFKGLSAAQQSRTRLPMVIFQAIQIAGSSLLTIPLRKWQAQRKAEETGDGTV, encoded by the exons ATGAAGCATCAAAAGCGCCGTCCTTTTCCCCACCGGCTTCCTGATAAGAGCGATCCGCCCATATCAGTGCGCATGCTCCCGTCCGGAAATACATCCCCGTGCTTCAACCACTGCAGCCTAACTGGTCTGATGAAGGGTGCTTTCTGTGATATTACCACTTGCATTCCCATCAGGCAAAAAGACGAAACAGCAATGAATGACAAGATGCTCAACACTCAGTCGCCTGAGTTGTCACAGAAGAACG AACTCTCGGATGGATATTCGTCAAGTCGAGTCTGCGCCAGCGAGGTTGACAACCCTTCAGCATTCCCGACGGACCATGCGGGCGTTTCGGGCCTCCCGGCCCCTAAGACGCCATCCCGGTCGGGGCTTATGCGGGTCCTGCTTGGCATCGGGGAGTTGGCGATGGACCAGTGGTTTCTGATTGTTATGGGCATCCTGATTGCGTTGGCCTCGCAGATACAGGTGCCGCACGCCCACCAGGAACTCAAGCAAACGGTGACCAATTACCTGGCCGTTGcggtcatcttcttcattaATGGCTGCACCCTGCCCACAAAGGTCCTGGTGGAGAACCTCAGCCGGTGGAAGATGCATATCTTCGTCCAGATGCAATGCTACCTGTTGACCTCATCAACGAGCTACGGGGTCGTTAGTGCGGCGGCAACCAATCACCAATTTATGGACCCTGCGCTGCTGGTGGGGATCGTCATCATGGGCTGTCTTCCTACCGC AATTGCATTCAACACGATTATGACCAGAAAGGCCAATGGAAATGCAGCCTTGACCGTGGCACAGTCCACTATCGGCAACATCCTTGGTCCTTTTGTGACCACCGCCCTGATAAAGCTGTACACCAGCACGAATGTGTGGTACACGGACATCCTGCCGAAGACATCTTCCGGATTTGGCGAGACTTACCGATACGTCTTCAAACAGCTTGGACTCTCCGTGTTTGTCCCGCTG GCAGTGGGTCAGATCGTGGTGAAACTGTTTCCTAACCAGGTGAGGAAAGTCCTTCTGGAATGGAAACTGAGCAAGCTGGGCTCCTGTGCCTTGCTGGTGCTTATCTGGAGCACCTACGACGGCGCATTTGCTTCGAATGCCTTTGCCGAGATCCCGTCGAACAACATGGTCTTCACCGTGTTCATTCTCGTCGCCCTATTTTGTCTCTGGATTACTATCGCCTTTGTAGTATCCCGAGTGTGGCTTTCTCGCGAGGATACAATCGCAGTGTCGTACTTGGTTTCTACAAAAACCCCGGCCATGGGTGTGCCGCTGACTACTATCATGTTCAAGGGTCTGTCTGCCGCCCAGCAATCCCGGACTCGACTGCCGATGGTCATATTCCAGGCTATTCAGATCGCTGGCAGTAGTCTGTTGACCATACCGCTAAGGAAATGGCAGGCACAGAGAAAGGCTGAGGAGACAGGGGACGGCACGGTATGA